From one Amaranthus tricolor cultivar Red isolate AtriRed21 chromosome 17, ASM2621246v1, whole genome shotgun sequence genomic stretch:
- the LOC130803910 gene encoding cytochrome P450 85A1-like, with protein sequence MAIFIIVFCVIYSLFFFSSALLRLNVLRYRKKGLPPGTMGWPILGETSDFLKQGPNFMNNQRSRYGNIFKSHILGCPTIVSMDPEINRFILWNESKGLIPGYPQSMLDILGKCNIAAVHGSTHKYMRAALHSIINPSKIRDTILPIYDDFMRSHLSNWQNHVIDIQQKTKEMAFFASLKQIAGNESTSIAKDLMTEFAKLVDGTLSLPINLPGTNYHRGFQARKVIVNKLAKLIEEKRSSQGREVDMLNCLLKEDNNYKLDDEEIIDLIITLLYSGYETVSTTSMMAIKYLHEHPLALDQLRKEHLAIRAKKKPEDPINWENYKAMKFTRAVILETSRLATIVNGVLRKTTKDMEINGFVIPKGWRIYLYAREVNYDPYLYPDPLSFNPWRWLDGSTESQHYFLAFGDGTRQCPGKELGITEISIFLHYFLTRYKWEEIEGNKLLKFPRVEAPNGFRVQVSTY encoded by the exons ATGgctatttttattatagttttttgtGTAATTTACAGTTTATTTTTCTTCTCATCTGCTTTGTTGAGATTAAATGTGCTTAGATATAGGAAGAAAGGTTTACCACCTGGTACCATGGGTTGGCCTATTCTTGGTGAAACCTCTGACTTTCTTAAGCAAGGTCCTAACTTTATGAATAACCAAAGATCAAG ATATGGGAATATATTCAAATCCCACATATTAGGGTGCCCAACAATAGTATCAATGGATCCAGAAATAAACAGGTTCATATTATGGAATGAATCAAAAGGATTAATACCAGGATATCCTCAGTCTATGCTTGATATTCTTGGAAAATGCAACATTGCTGCTGTTCATGGTTCCACCCATAAATACATGAGAGCTGCCCTTCATTCCATTATTAACCCTTCAAAGATTAGAGACACTATTCTCCCTATTTATGATGACTTCATGAGATCCCATCTTAGTAATTGGCAAAATCATGTCATTGACATCCAACAAAAGACTAAGGAG aTGGCTTTCTTCGCTTCTTTAAAGCAAATTGCTGGTAATGAATCAACTTCAATTGCCAAAGATTTAATGACTGAGTTTGCCAAGCTTGTTGATGGGACTTTATCTCTCCCTATTAACCTTCCAGGCACCAATTACCATAGGGGTTTTCAG GCAAGGAAAGTCATAGTGAATAAATTAGCAAAACTTATAGAGGAGAAAAGATCATCACAGGGAAGAGAAGTTGATATGCTTAATTGTCTTCTAAAAGaagataataattataaattagatGATGAAGAGATCATTGATCTTATAATTACCCTTCTTTATTCTGGTTATGAAACTGTCTCCACTACTTCAATGATGGCTATCAAGTACCTCCATGAGCATCCCCTTGCTCTTGATCAACTTAGA AAAGAGCATTTGGCAATAAGAGCAAAAAAGAAGCCAGAAGACCCAATTAATTGGGAAAATTACAAAGCTATGAAGTTTACTAGAGCT GTTATCTTGGAGACTTCCAGATTGGCCACAATTGTTAATGGGGTGTTGAGGAAAACAACTAAAGACATGGAAATAAATG GTTTTGTAATCCCTAAAGGTTGGAGAATATATCTTTATGCAAGAGAAGTAAACTATGATCCATATTTGTACCCTGACCCACTCTCCTTTAACCCATGGAGATGGCTG GATGGAAGCACCGAGTCCCAACATTACTTTTTAGCATTTGGTGATGGAACAAGGCAATGCCCTGGGAAGGAATTAGGAATTACTGAAATTTCTATAttccttcattattttcttaCTAGATAcaa ATGGGAAGAAATTGAAGGTAACAAGTTGCTAAAGTTCCCTAGAGTGGAAGCACCAAATGGGTTTAGAGTTCAAGTTTCAACTTACTAA
- the LOC130803914 gene encoding probable UDP-arabinopyranose mutase 2 codes for MSTSVTPLLKDELDIVIPTIRNLDFLEMWRPFFQPYHLIIVQDGDPTKKIMVPEGFDYELYNRDDINRILGPKANCISFKDSACRCFGYMVSKKKYIYTIDDDCFVAKDPSGQDINALQQHIKNLLCPSTPFFFNTLYDPFRDGADFVRGYPFSLREGVPTAVSHGLWLNIPDYDAPTQLVKPLERNKRYVDAVLTIPKGTLFPMCGMNLAFDRELIGPAMYFGLMGDGQPIGRYDDMWAGWCVKVICDHLGLGVKTGLPYIFHSKASNPFTNLRKEYKGIFWQEEIIPFFQSAVIPKDCTTVQQCYKELSKQVKDKLAKVDPYFDKLADAMITWIEAWDEHNPPSSKSPNDDSK; via the exons ATGTCGACCTCTGTAACTCCATTGCTCAAAGATGAGCTCGACATTGTTATCCCCACCATTAGAAACCTTGATTTTCTCGAAATGTGGCGGCCATTTTTCCAACCATATCATTTGATCATCGTACAAGATGGTGATCCTACAAAGAAAATTATGGTTCCTGAAGGATTTGATTATGAACTTTATAATAGAGATGATATCAACAGAATTCTGGGTCCAAAAGCTAATTGTATCTCATTCAAGGATTCTGCTTGCCGTTGTTTTGGTTATATGGTTTCTAAGAAGAAGTATATCTACACCATTGATGATGATTGCTTT GTTGCCAAGGACCCATCCGGCCAAGACATCAATGCTCTCCAGCAGCACATTAAGAATTTGCTGTGCCCATCAACACCATTCTTCTTCAACACATTATACGACCCTTTTCGTGATGGTGCTGACTTTGTGCGAGGATACCCCTTCAGTTTACGCGAGGGTGTTCCTACTGCTGTTTCTCATGGTCTGTGGCTCAACATCCCTGATTATGACGCACCCACTCAGCTTGTTAAGCCTCTTGAGAGGAACAAAAG GTATGTTGATGCAGTTTTGACTATCCCCAAGGGCACATTGTTCCCCATGTGTGGTATGAACTTGGCTTTTGATCGTGAGCTCATCGGTCCAGCTATGTACTTTGGTCTCATGGGCGATGGTCAGCCTATAGGACGTTACGATGATATGTGGGCTGGATGGTGTGTTAAG GTCATCTGTGATCATTTGGGATTAGGAGTCAAGACAGGTCTCCCATATATTTTCCATAGTAAGGCAAGCAACCCCTTCACAAACTTAAGGAAAGAATACAAGGGTATTTTTTGGCAAGAAGAGATCATTCCCTTCTTCCAATCTGCTGTCATTCCCAAAGATTGCACCACAGTTCAGCAGTGCTATAAAGAACTCTCCAAGCAAGTCAAGGATAAGCTAGCCAAAGTAGATCCTTACTTCGACAAGCTCGCTGACGCAATGATCACATGGATCGAAGCATGGGACGAGCACAACCCACCAAGCTCCAAGTCGCCTAACGACGATTCCAAGTAG